A genome region from Akkermansiaceae bacterium includes the following:
- a CDS encoding ABC transporter permease, with protein sequence MKPRKPELLATAPSFLWLALFVFVPVAIIFAIAFRPALPAGGIGEGWSLDAIRSLKDPIYPSLLLRTVTISLVTTALCLALALPVAWHLAKLHPKWRSRILILIIIPFWTNFVIRVFAWQQILHAEGAIADTLRSIGLLGEADRLLGNSAAVIIVSVYTYLPFAILPLYAAAEKFDFHLLDAARDLGAKPFRAFRSVFLPGIRQGMVTAILIVFIPMLGSYVIPDMVGGTDSQMLGNKIAQRNFNDRNLPQAAALSCALTLLVLAPMLLRRKEKPA encoded by the coding sequence ATGAAACCCCGCAAACCGGAACTCCTGGCTACGGCGCCCAGCTTCCTCTGGCTCGCCCTGTTCGTGTTCGTTCCGGTGGCGATCATTTTCGCCATCGCCTTCCGCCCGGCGCTGCCCGCCGGAGGTATCGGCGAGGGCTGGAGCCTGGATGCGATCCGCTCGCTGAAGGATCCCATTTACCCAAGCCTGCTGCTGCGCACGGTGACCATCAGCCTGGTCACCACCGCGCTGTGCCTTGCGCTCGCGCTGCCGGTGGCGTGGCACCTTGCCAAGCTCCACCCGAAGTGGCGCTCGCGCATCCTGATCCTGATCATCATCCCGTTCTGGACGAACTTCGTGATCCGCGTCTTCGCATGGCAGCAGATCCTCCACGCGGAGGGTGCGATCGCCGACACCCTCCGCTCCATCGGCCTGCTGGGGGAAGCCGACCGGCTGTTGGGTAACTCCGCGGCTGTCATCATCGTCAGCGTTTACACCTACCTGCCCTTCGCCATCCTGCCGCTCTACGCGGCGGCGGAGAAATTCGATTTCCACCTGCTGGATGCCGCCCGCGATCTCGGTGCGAAGCCGTTCCGCGCCTTCCGCTCCGTGTTCCTGCCTGGCATACGCCAAGGGATGGTCACCGCCATCCTCATCGTCTTCATCCCCATGCTCGGCTCCTACGTGATCCCGGACATGGTCGGCGGTACGGACAGCCAGATGCTGGGGAACAAGATCGCGCAGCGGAATTTCAATGACCGCAACCTCCCGCAGGCCGCCGCCCTTTCCTGTGCGCTGACCCTGCTGGTGCTCGCCCCGATGCTCCTCAGGAGAAAGGAGAAGCCCGCATGA
- a CDS encoding HEAT repeat domain-containing protein, with protein MKINKTSLGILLLGLLIGGSLAAAPAPLPNPDFTKGEPVPEGATKDWNLGATGARGWMHTQGGRTVEARQVLITKVAPGSPADGVLAPGDVILGVAGKPFSHDPRQEWGKALTAAEGADGKFSLSRWRAGKTDAVTLNLPVLGSYSPTAPYDCAKSKLILAQSSEALAKRMERPDYKENAISRSLNALGLLATGDPKYLPLIKREAEWAAAYAEGGYQAWWYGYVTVFLAEYALATGDESVLPGLRRIALESAKGQSRVGSWGHRFAMPDGRLFGYGMMNSPGIPLTVGLVLAREAGVDDPEVAMAIQRSTNLLRFFVGKGSVPYGDHPPFMLGHEDNGKCGMAAVLFDQLGEKEGTEFFAKMSTAAHGNERDQGHTGNFFNMTWAMPGVSRAGSHATGAWMEEFGAWYFDLARSWDGSFPHQGPAQARDDSYGKWDATGVYLIAYAMPLKKLRLTGSKPSTMPPLEAGAARQVVLDGRGFTGYGPFTAYDGLPPDVLIDLLANWSPIVRTRASAAIARRGDMTVEPLIQLLDSPSVEARLGACEALAAFRDRAAPAVPKLQEALRADDLWLRVKAAETLNAIGAPAMVAVPEMLRMATAKPSASDPRGMEQRYLVKMLFNPRGGLLGRSLDGVNRELLYGVVRAGLQNEDGHARGAFSSVYSNLSFEELRPLMPVIHQAILDRSPSGEMFDGQIQTAGLDLFSKHHVSEGIGLLADYVRTQKPHGSQNTILTLLEMLKRYGAHAQRAIPQLEKAIHYFENEEPDFPKALSLQKAEAVRKAIKEIRALTDKPDLIELSL; from the coding sequence ATGAAAATCAACAAAACATCCCTCGGCATCCTATTGCTGGGGCTGCTCATCGGCGGTTCGCTGGCAGCCGCTCCCGCACCGCTACCCAACCCCGATTTCACCAAGGGCGAACCGGTTCCCGAGGGCGCGACGAAGGATTGGAATCTCGGTGCGACCGGTGCGCGAGGCTGGATGCACACCCAAGGGGGCCGAACTGTCGAAGCCCGTCAGGTGCTGATCACCAAGGTGGCCCCGGGTTCACCGGCCGATGGCGTGCTGGCTCCAGGCGATGTGATCCTCGGCGTCGCGGGCAAGCCGTTTTCCCACGATCCCCGCCAGGAATGGGGCAAGGCTCTGACCGCCGCCGAGGGAGCCGATGGCAAATTTTCCCTCTCCCGCTGGCGTGCCGGCAAGACCGATGCGGTGACGCTCAATCTGCCGGTGCTCGGCAGCTACAGCCCCACCGCCCCCTATGATTGCGCAAAATCGAAGCTCATCCTCGCGCAAAGCAGCGAGGCGCTCGCAAAACGTATGGAGCGGCCGGATTACAAGGAGAACGCGATTTCCCGCTCGCTCAATGCGCTCGGCCTGCTGGCCACCGGTGATCCGAAATACCTTCCCCTGATCAAAAGGGAAGCGGAGTGGGCGGCGGCCTATGCGGAGGGCGGATACCAAGCGTGGTGGTATGGCTATGTCACCGTGTTTCTCGCGGAATACGCGCTGGCCACCGGCGACGAGTCGGTTCTGCCCGGCCTGCGGCGGATCGCGCTGGAATCCGCCAAGGGCCAGAGCCGCGTCGGTTCCTGGGGGCACCGGTTTGCCATGCCCGATGGCCGCCTTTTCGGCTACGGCATGATGAACTCGCCGGGGATTCCATTGACCGTCGGGCTGGTGTTGGCGCGTGAGGCGGGGGTCGATGATCCGGAGGTGGCCATGGCGATCCAGCGCAGCACCAACCTGTTGCGCTTCTTCGTCGGCAAGGGATCCGTTCCATACGGCGATCATCCACCGTTCATGCTAGGCCATGAGGACAATGGCAAATGCGGCATGGCGGCGGTGCTGTTCGACCAACTCGGTGAAAAGGAAGGGACGGAATTTTTCGCGAAAATGAGCACCGCCGCCCACGGCAACGAGCGCGACCAAGGGCATACCGGAAACTTTTTCAACATGACCTGGGCCATGCCGGGGGTGTCTCGCGCCGGTTCCCACGCGACGGGTGCATGGATGGAGGAATTCGGCGCCTGGTATTTCGATCTCGCCCGCAGCTGGGACGGGAGTTTCCCCCACCAGGGGCCGGCCCAAGCCCGCGACGACTCCTATGGCAAATGGGATGCCACCGGCGTTTACCTCATCGCCTATGCCATGCCTCTCAAGAAGCTGCGGCTCACCGGCAGCAAGCCGTCCACCATGCCGCCCCTGGAGGCCGGAGCCGCCCGGCAGGTGGTTCTCGATGGCCGCGGATTCACCGGCTACGGCCCATTCACCGCCTATGACGGCTTGCCTCCCGATGTCCTCATCGATCTGCTGGCGAACTGGTCTCCGATCGTGCGCACCCGCGCCAGCGCCGCCATCGCACGCCGGGGCGACATGACCGTCGAACCGCTGATCCAGCTGCTCGACTCCCCTTCCGTCGAAGCGCGCCTCGGTGCCTGTGAAGCGCTCGCCGCTTTCAGGGATCGCGCCGCCCCCGCCGTGCCGAAACTCCAGGAAGCCCTGCGTGCGGACGATCTCTGGCTCAGGGTGAAGGCGGCGGAAACTCTCAACGCGATCGGAGCACCGGCGATGGTTGCCGTGCCGGAAATGTTGCGGATGGCGACCGCGAAACCCTCGGCATCCGATCCGCGCGGCATGGAACAGCGCTATCTCGTCAAGATGCTGTTCAACCCGCGCGGCGGACTGCTCGGAAGGTCGCTGGATGGGGTGAATCGAGAGCTCCTTTATGGGGTCGTCCGCGCCGGGCTGCAAAACGAGGACGGCCATGCGAGGGGCGCGTTTTCCTCCGTCTATTCAAACCTTTCCTTCGAGGAGCTGCGGCCGCTGATGCCGGTCATTCATCAGGCGATCCTGGATCGCTCCCCCAGCGGTGAAATGTTCGACGGCCAGATCCAGACGGCCGGCCTCGACCTTTTCAGCAAGCACCATGTCAGCGAAGGCATCGGGCTGCTCGCCGATTACGTGCGGACGCAGAAGCCGCATGGCAGCCAGAACACCATCCTCACGCTGCTGGAAATGCTGAAGCGCTATGGCGCCCACGCGCAGCGCGCCATTCCGCAGCTTGAGAAAGCCATCCACTACTTCGAGAACGAGGAGCCTGATTTCCCGAAAGCCCTGAGCCTGCAGAAGGCGGAGGCCGTCCGCAAGGCGATCAAGGAAATCCGCGCCTTGACCGACAAGCCGGACCTCATCGAACTGAGCCTCTGA
- a CDS encoding ABC transporter permease, giving the protein MKPSRIPLVTTGVVLAFFYLPIAALVVRSFNSARYSPEWKGFTLKWYGRLFERDDILAALLNSLKVAFIASSASMLLGTCAAFALHRHRSRLQDTHRMMVNIPLVLPDILMGMSLLLLFIAAGVSLSLATVTIAHITFCLSYVALVVLARLQDFDPNLVEAARDLGASRLQAFRKITLPILFPGILAGGLLAFTLSIDDYVVTFFVKGPGSDTLPTLVYSMIKKSKELPVINALSSLMLLSTFLLVFASQRLARPVNR; this is encoded by the coding sequence ATGAAACCTTCCCGCATCCCACTGGTTACGACGGGCGTCGTGCTTGCATTCTTCTACCTTCCCATCGCCGCGCTCGTCGTGAGGTCGTTCAATTCCGCCCGCTACAGCCCGGAGTGGAAAGGCTTCACGCTGAAATGGTACGGCCGCCTCTTTGAGCGTGATGACATCCTCGCCGCCCTGCTCAATTCCCTCAAGGTCGCGTTCATCGCATCCTCCGCCTCGATGCTGCTCGGCACCTGTGCGGCCTTCGCACTGCACCGCCACAGGTCGCGCCTGCAGGACACCCACCGCATGATGGTCAACATCCCGCTCGTCCTGCCGGACATCCTCATGGGAATGTCCCTGCTGCTGCTTTTCATCGCGGCGGGCGTCAGCCTTTCGCTCGCCACCGTCACCATCGCCCACATCACCTTCTGTCTCAGCTACGTCGCGCTGGTGGTGTTGGCGCGCCTGCAGGACTTCGATCCGAACCTCGTCGAGGCCGCCCGAGACCTTGGGGCAAGCCGCCTGCAGGCGTTCCGCAAAATCACCCTGCCCATCCTTTTTCCCGGCATCCTCGCGGGCGGGCTGCTCGCCTTCACCCTGTCCATCGACGACTACGTGGTCACTTTCTTCGTCAAGGGCCCCGGCTCCGACACGCTGCCCACGCTGGTCTATTCGATGATCAAGAAAAGCAAGGAGCTGCCCGTCATCAACGCCCTCTCCAGCCTGATGCTGCTCTCCACCTTCCTGCTCGTATTCGCTTCCCAACGCCTCGCCCGTCCCGTAAACAGGTAG
- a CDS encoding ABC transporter ATP-binding protein, translated as MPGHLRFENVTRRFGSFTAVDRVSLEIEKGEVFSLLGPSGCGKTTLLRMAAGFDVPDEGRIFLDGVDITRLPPDQRPVNTVFQSYALFPHLSIRENIAFGPKLSGRPAAEIRSEVGRMLELVDLAAHADKKPAQLSGGQKQRVAIARALVNKPKVLLLDEPLAALDLKLRQRLLIELDAIHDEVGITFLYVTHDQGEAMSISDRIAVMNRGVVEQIGKPAEIYEAPRSSFVAAFIGDTNFLDGKITASSDARFSKCAIEGIGEIIIDNDKPTSPGDLVHLSLRPEKIVISRERPAPGEHENVVPGVIEDIIYFGSHTRCWVRCGEWRICAETQHRTYQLDDTPLKWGDTIHLRWHANDGYLLEQYREEDESLLTLPDEE; from the coding sequence ATGCCCGGCCATCTCCGCTTCGAGAACGTCACCCGCCGCTTCGGTTCCTTCACCGCGGTGGATCGCGTGTCGCTGGAGATCGAGAAAGGCGAGGTCTTCTCCCTTCTCGGGCCGTCGGGTTGCGGGAAAACCACGCTGCTGCGCATGGCGGCGGGCTTCGATGTGCCGGACGAGGGCCGCATCTTCCTCGATGGCGTCGATATCACCCGCCTGCCCCCCGACCAGCGCCCGGTCAACACCGTCTTCCAGTCCTACGCCCTTTTCCCCCACCTCTCCATCCGCGAGAACATCGCCTTCGGCCCCAAGCTGTCCGGCCGCCCCGCCGCCGAGATCCGCAGCGAGGTCGGGCGCATGCTGGAACTCGTCGATCTCGCCGCCCATGCCGACAAGAAGCCCGCCCAGCTCTCCGGCGGCCAGAAGCAGCGCGTCGCCATCGCCCGCGCACTGGTCAACAAGCCGAAGGTGCTGCTGCTCGACGAGCCGCTCGCCGCGCTCGACCTGAAGCTCCGCCAGCGCCTGCTCATCGAGCTGGATGCGATCCACGATGAGGTCGGCATCACCTTCCTCTACGTCACCCACGACCAGGGCGAGGCCATGTCGATCTCGGATCGCATCGCGGTGATGAACAGGGGCGTGGTGGAGCAGATCGGGAAGCCCGCCGAGATCTACGAGGCTCCCCGTAGTTCCTTCGTGGCGGCGTTCATCGGGGATACGAATTTCCTCGACGGGAAAATCACCGCCAGCAGCGATGCGCGTTTCTCGAAATGCGCCATCGAAGGCATCGGCGAGATCATCATCGACAACGACAAGCCCACGAGCCCCGGCGACCTCGTGCACCTCTCCCTGCGCCCGGAGAAGATCGTCATCTCCCGCGAAAGGCCGGCGCCCGGTGAGCACGAAAACGTGGTTCCCGGAGTGATCGAGGACATCATCTATTTCGGCTCGCACACCCGTTGCTGGGTGCGCTGCGGCGAGTGGCGGATTTGCGCGGAAACCCAGCACCGCACCTACCAGCTCGACGACACCCCGCTGAAGTGGGGAGACACCATCCACCTCCGCTGGCACGCCAACGACGGCTACCTCCTCGAGCAATACCGCGAGGAGGACGAATCCCTCCTCACCCTGCCAGACGAGGAATGA